CGTTGGTTACTGAAAGACGCGCTACCTCTGCTTTTGCAAGCTCGATTTTTACGTCATTCACTCTTTCAGGTTGTATATATGCAATAATTAATTTCATTTTAAACTCACAGCCTTACTTATTACTGCATCGTGAAAATCTGAAAACCGGCATATGATTCCATGCCGTGCTCTTCGATATCCAAACCACGCAACTCTTCTTTTTCACTTACTCGTAGACCCATGGTTGCCTTGATTCCCATAAAGGTAATCATTGCGAATGGGAATGCCAACGCTCCAGCGGCAAGGGTACCAATCAGCTGCGCTGAAAAGCTCTTGTCGATTCCGAAAATGCCTACAGCAAGTGTTCCCCAGATACCACATACAAGGTGAACCGAAATGGCACCAACCGGGTCATCAAGCTTTACCTTATCTAGAGTAAGCACTGATAGAACAACAATCACACCGGCAATCGCACCGATGATAACGCTGCTCATCACCGTAACGCTGTCTGCGCCGGCCGTGATTCCAACAAGACCAGCCAATGCACCGTTAAGGGCCATAGAAAGATCAGGCTGCTTCTGAATAATGTAGGAAGTAAGACCAGCTGTTAACACACCTGCAGCTGCTGCCATGCTCGTGGTTACAACAACCAAGGATACTGCTGCTGGGTCTGCTGAAAGAACTGAACCACCATTAAAACCGTACCAACCAAACCAGAGTAGAAATACACCGATGGCTGCCAGTGGCATGTTGTGTCCCATAATGGGCTTGATACTTCCATTCACATACTTACCAATACGTGGTCCGAGTGCGATAACCCCTGCAAGAGCACCCCAGCCACCCACTGCGTGAACAAGTGTTGAACCCGCGAAGTCATGAAAGCCAAGCTCTGCAAGCCAACCGCCGCCCCAATGCCACATCCCGATAACCGGGTAGCAAATTGAAACAAAGATGGTTGAAAATACAATGAAGCTACCAAGCTTGATGCGTTCTGCAACTGCGCCAGAAACAATCGTTGCGGCCGTCGCAGCAAACATTCCCTGGAAAATAAAATCAGTCCAGTATGTGTAAGCGCCGTCAGCATATGCTGCGGTCAAACCCGCGGCATCCGTACCAATACCGAAGCCGGCAAAGCCAAAGTAGGCACCGGCAAAATCACCACCCGGGTACATCAAATTAAAACCCACCAAAGCGTAGCTTAGTAAACCGATGGCGATAATCGTTAGGTTTTTAAATAGAATATTTACGGTATTCTTCGATTGAGTGAGCCCCGATTCCAGAGCTGCAAATCCAAGGTGCATGATGAAGACCAAGAAAGTCGCCAAAAGCATCCAAGTATTGTTCACCCAGAATAGTACTTCGGATGCACTCAAAGTATCGGCTGCCTTCTCAGGCGCGGCCTCCGCTGCTGCTGGTGCTGCGACTGCGACTTTTTCAACAACTGGCGCTGCTGCTGGTGCCTCCTGGACTGGTGCTGCTTCGGGCGCTGCTTCTACCGCGGCGGCTGCCACCGGTGTTTCTTCGGCAAATGCTGGGCCACTGACACCCAGCCCCATTGCCATCAAGCCCACAAATAGAATGCTTCTTGACTTAACCATTACGATTTCTGCTCCTTATGCCCACGCATGTTGTTAGCTAAACGACGTGAAGGTGATGCGACGCGTCGGACACATACGTTAGAAGCACAGGACGTGCCA
The nucleotide sequence above comes from Deltaproteobacteria bacterium. Encoded proteins:
- a CDS encoding transcriptional regulator; this encodes MKLIIAYIQPERVNDVKIELAKAEVARLSVTN
- the amt gene encoding ammonium transporter encodes the protein MGLGVSGPAFAEETPVAAAAVEAAPEAAPVQEAPAAAPVVEKVAVAAPAAAEAAPEKAADTLSASEVLFWVNNTWMLLATFLVFIMHLGFAALESGLTQSKNTVNILFKNLTIIAIGLLSYALVGFNLMYPGGDFAGAYFGFAGFGIGTDAAGLTAAYADGAYTYWTDFIFQGMFAATAATIVSGAVAERIKLGSFIVFSTIFVSICYPVIGMWHWGGGWLAELGFHDFAGSTLVHAVGGWGALAGVIALGPRIGKYVNGSIKPIMGHNMPLAAIGVFLLWFGWYGFNGGSVLSADPAAVSLVVVTTSMAAAAGVLTAGLTSYIIQKQPDLSMALNGALAGLVGITAGADSVTVMSSVIIGAIAGVIVVLSVLTLDKVKLDDPVGAISVHLVCGIWGTLAVGIFGIDKSFSAQLIGTLAAGALAFPFAMITFMGIKATMGLRVSEKEELRGLDIEEHGMESYAGFQIFTMQ